In the Dyella jiangningensis genome, one interval contains:
- a CDS encoding DUF2461 domain-containing protein yields the protein MPTAYFTPATFRFLRSLERNNNREWFQAHKDNYERDVREPFLALITDLQAPLKKISAHYRADPRKNGGSLFRIYRDTRFSNDKQPYKPWQGARFFHERRNEVHAPSFYMHLQPGDSFAGGGMWHPESDALKRIREFLADNPEAWKRATRSKTFRDHFEFWGESLSRPPRGFDLNHELIDDIKRKDFACGEGFDEKLACSSELLPWLVETYKRVAPMIDYLCASQELDF from the coding sequence ATGCCGACCGCCTACTTCACGCCCGCCACGTTCCGCTTCCTGCGCTCGCTGGAGCGCAACAACAACCGCGAATGGTTCCAGGCCCATAAGGACAACTACGAGCGCGACGTGCGCGAGCCGTTCCTTGCGCTCATTACCGACCTGCAGGCGCCGCTGAAGAAGATCAGTGCGCACTATCGGGCCGATCCACGCAAGAACGGCGGTTCGTTGTTCCGCATCTATCGCGATACGCGATTCTCCAACGACAAGCAGCCGTACAAGCCGTGGCAAGGCGCGCGTTTCTTTCACGAGCGGCGCAACGAGGTGCATGCACCGTCGTTCTACATGCATCTGCAACCCGGCGACAGCTTCGCGGGTGGCGGCATGTGGCATCCGGAGTCCGATGCACTCAAGCGCATCCGCGAATTCCTCGCCGACAATCCGGAAGCCTGGAAGCGTGCCACGCGGAGCAAGACGTTCCGTGATCACTTCGAGTTCTGGGGCGAGTCGCTGAGCCGACCGCCGCGAGGATTCGATCTGAACCACGAGCTGATCGACGACATCAAGCGCAAGGATTTTGCGTGCGGTGAAGGCTTCGACGAGAAGCTGGCGTGCTCGTCGGAACTGTTGCCGTGGCTGGTGGAGACCTACAAGCGCGTGGCGCCGATGATTGATTACCTGTGTGCGTCGCAGGAGCTGGATTTTTAA
- a CDS encoding LysR family transcriptional regulator, with translation MISSHLSVVSLRDLMLVQAVHRHGSFNSAARAMHISPSGLSHQVQKVEQALGAPLFERGGRRVVPTAGGQRLLEQIDAVLAAAEHLQQVARAGEVAFGGELRLGVPASLGPYLLPHLIAPFPQHFPGTRLSLSEGKPRGLLRRLNEGELDAVLAPRVTPVSGVAMRPLFFEPWEVMFRADHALAGKRSVSLDQLEAGDATLMTESHCEDILGGGHVQDVSLESLAALVELRGGYALVPALAHDRLASMPNVVLAKLKGQQPGREIALYWREASPWHADLQNFALLLRKLAKQRPGLKLADEAAS, from the coding sequence ATGATCTCCAGTCATCTCTCGGTAGTTTCGTTGCGCGACCTCATGCTGGTGCAGGCTGTCCATCGCCACGGCAGTTTCAACAGCGCGGCGCGGGCGATGCATATCAGTCCCTCCGGTCTCTCGCACCAGGTACAGAAGGTGGAGCAGGCATTGGGCGCGCCGTTGTTCGAGCGTGGCGGTCGCCGCGTGGTTCCCACGGCTGGCGGTCAACGGCTGTTGGAGCAGATCGATGCGGTACTCGCCGCTGCCGAACATCTGCAGCAGGTGGCGCGTGCGGGCGAAGTGGCCTTTGGCGGCGAACTGCGGCTCGGCGTGCCCGCATCGCTCGGCCCGTATCTTCTGCCACATCTGATTGCTCCATTTCCCCAGCATTTTCCGGGCACGCGCCTCAGCCTTTCCGAAGGCAAGCCGCGTGGACTGCTGCGTCGCCTCAACGAAGGCGAACTCGATGCCGTGCTGGCGCCTCGCGTGACGCCGGTCAGCGGCGTGGCGATGCGGCCGTTGTTCTTCGAGCCGTGGGAAGTGATGTTCCGCGCCGACCATGCACTTGCCGGCAAGCGCAGCGTGTCGCTCGATCAGTTGGAAGCAGGCGACGCCACGCTGATGACCGAGAGCCACTGCGAGGACATCCTCGGCGGTGGCCACGTGCAGGACGTCAGCCTGGAAAGCCTCGCCGCACTGGTCGAGCTGCGCGGTGGCTACGCGCTGGTGCCGGCCCTCGCACATGACCGCCTGGCGTCAATGCCCAATGTGGTGCTTGCCAAGCTGAAGGGACAACAGCCGGGGCGTGAGATCGCCCTGTATTGGCGAGAGGCGTCACCTTGGCATGCAGACCTGCAGAACTTCGCGTTGCTGCTGCGCAAATTGGCCAAGCAGCGCCCTGGCCTGAAGCTGGCCGACGAGGCTGCGTCTTAG
- the acnB gene encoding bifunctional aconitate hydratase 2/2-methylisocitrate dehydratase: MLTAYRQHVAERAALGIPPLPLSAQQTADLIELLKNPPAGEEAFLVDLITNRVPAGVDDAAKVKASYLAAVAFGTEKSALISREKATELLGTMLGGYNIHPLIELLDDAQVGTVAANALKHTLLMFDAFHDVKELADKGNANAKAVLQSWADAEWFTSRPEVPESLTITVFKVPGETNTDDLSPAPDATTRPDIPLHALAMLKNKRDGAPFQPEEDGKRGPVKFIEDRAKQGHLVAYVGDVVGTGSSRKSATNSVLWFTGEDIPFIPNKRFGGVCLGGKIAPIFYNTMEDAGALPIELDVSRMEMGDVVELRPYEGKALKNGEVIAEFQVKSDVLFDEVRAGGRIPLIIGRGLTAKAREALGLPPSTLFRLPQQPADSGKGFTLAQKMVGRACGLPEGQGVRPGTYCEPKMTSVGSQDTTGPMTRDELKDLACLGFSADLVMQSFCHTAAYPKPVDVKTHQTLPNFISTRGGISLRPGDGVIHSWLNRMLLPDTVGTGGDSHTRFPIGISFPAGSGLVAFAAATGVMPLDMPESVLVRFKGKMQPGVTLRDLVNAIPLYAIKQGMLTVAKQGKKNIFSGRILEIEGLPDLKVEQAFELSDASAERSAAGCTVHLNKEPIIEYLNSNITLLKWMIAQGYQDPRSLQRRIKAMEAWLANPQLLERDADAEYAAVIEIDLADVHEPIVACPNDPDDVKTLSDVAGAKIDEVFIGSCMTNIGHFRAASKLLEGKRDIPVKLWVAPPTKMDQKQLTEEGHYGVFGTAGARTEMPGCSLCMGNQAQVREGATVMSTSTRNFPNRLGKNSNVYLGSAELAAICSRLGRIPTKQEYMADIGVINANGDKIYKYMNFNQIADYQVVADTVTA, encoded by the coding sequence ATGCTTACCGCCTACCGCCAACACGTTGCCGAGCGCGCCGCGCTGGGTATCCCGCCGCTGCCGCTATCGGCCCAGCAGACCGCCGACCTGATCGAGCTGCTGAAGAACCCGCCCGCGGGCGAGGAAGCCTTCCTGGTCGACCTGATCACCAACCGCGTGCCGGCGGGCGTGGACGACGCGGCCAAGGTCAAGGCTTCGTACCTGGCGGCCGTGGCGTTCGGCACCGAGAAGAGCGCGCTGATCTCGCGCGAGAAGGCCACCGAACTGCTTGGCACCATGCTGGGTGGCTACAACATCCATCCGCTGATCGAGCTGCTCGACGACGCACAGGTCGGCACCGTCGCCGCCAATGCGCTCAAGCACACGCTGCTGATGTTCGACGCGTTCCATGACGTCAAGGAACTGGCCGACAAGGGCAACGCCAACGCCAAGGCCGTGCTGCAGAGCTGGGCCGACGCCGAATGGTTCACGAGCCGTCCGGAAGTGCCGGAAAGCCTGACCATCACCGTGTTCAAGGTGCCGGGCGAAACCAACACCGACGATCTGTCGCCGGCGCCGGATGCCACCACGCGCCCGGACATCCCGCTGCACGCGCTCGCCATGCTGAAGAACAAGCGCGACGGCGCGCCGTTCCAGCCGGAAGAAGACGGCAAGCGCGGCCCGGTCAAGTTCATCGAGGATCGCGCCAAGCAGGGCCATCTCGTGGCCTACGTGGGCGACGTGGTCGGTACCGGTTCCAGCCGCAAGTCCGCCACCAACTCCGTGCTGTGGTTCACCGGCGAAGACATCCCCTTCATCCCGAACAAGCGCTTCGGCGGCGTGTGCCTCGGCGGCAAGATCGCCCCGATCTTCTACAACACGATGGAAGACGCCGGCGCGCTGCCGATCGAACTCGACGTGTCCAGGATGGAAATGGGCGACGTGGTCGAACTGCGTCCGTACGAAGGCAAGGCGCTGAAGAACGGCGAAGTGATCGCCGAATTCCAGGTCAAGTCCGACGTGCTGTTCGACGAAGTGCGCGCCGGCGGCCGCATTCCGCTGATCATCGGCCGCGGCCTCACCGCCAAGGCGCGCGAAGCGCTGGGCCTGCCGCCGTCGACGCTGTTCCGTCTGCCGCAGCAGCCGGCCGACAGCGGCAAGGGCTTCACGCTCGCGCAGAAGATGGTCGGCCGCGCATGCGGTCTGCCGGAAGGCCAGGGCGTGCGCCCGGGCACGTACTGCGAACCGAAGATGACCTCGGTCGGCTCGCAGGACACCACCGGCCCGATGACCCGCGACGAACTGAAGGACCTGGCGTGCCTCGGCTTCTCGGCCGACCTCGTGATGCAGTCGTTCTGCCACACGGCCGCGTATCCGAAGCCGGTGGACGTGAAGACGCACCAGACGCTGCCGAACTTCATCAGCACCCGCGGCGGCATCTCGCTGCGCCCGGGCGACGGCGTGATCCACTCGTGGCTGAACCGCATGCTGCTGCCCGACACCGTCGGCACCGGCGGCGACTCGCACACGCGCTTCCCGATCGGCATCAGCTTCCCGGCCGGCTCGGGCCTGGTGGCCTTCGCGGCCGCCACCGGCGTGATGCCGCTGGACATGCCGGAATCGGTGCTGGTGCGCTTCAAGGGCAAGATGCAGCCGGGCGTGACGCTGCGCGACCTGGTCAACGCGATTCCGCTGTACGCGATCAAGCAGGGCATGCTGACGGTCGCCAAGCAGGGCAAGAAGAACATCTTCTCGGGCCGCATCCTCGAGATCGAAGGCCTGCCGGACCTGAAGGTGGAGCAGGCGTTCGAGCTCTCCGACGCCTCGGCGGAGCGCTCGGCCGCCGGTTGCACGGTGCACCTGAACAAGGAACCGATCATCGAGTACCTGAACAGCAACATCACGCTGCTGAAGTGGATGATCGCGCAGGGCTACCAGGATCCGCGCAGCCTGCAGCGCCGCATCAAGGCGATGGAAGCCTGGCTCGCCAACCCGCAGCTGCTGGAGCGCGATGCCGACGCCGAATACGCCGCCGTCATCGAAATCGACCTGGCCGACGTGCACGAGCCGATCGTGGCCTGCCCGAACGATCCGGACGACGTGAAGACGCTGTCCGACGTCGCCGGCGCGAAGATCGACGAAGTGTTCATCGGCTCGTGCATGACCAACATCGGTCACTTCCGTGCGGCGTCGAAGCTGCTCGAAGGCAAGCGCGACATTCCCGTCAAGCTGTGGGTCGCCCCGCCGACCAAGATGGACCAGAAGCAGCTGACCGAGGAAGGCCACTACGGCGTGTTCGGCACGGCCGGCGCGCGTACCGAAATGCCGGGCTGCTCGCTGTGCATGGGTAACCAGGCGCAGGTGCGCGAAGGCGCGACGGTCATGTCGACCTCCACCCGCAACTTCCCGAACCGCCTGGGCAAGAACTCCAACGTGTACCTGGGTTCGGCCGAGCTGGCCGCGATCTGCTCGCGCCTGGGCCGCATCCCGACCAAGCAGGAATACATGGCGGACATCGGCGTGATCAACGCGAACGGCGACAAGATCTACAAGTACATGAACTTCAACCAGATCGCCGACTATCAGGTCGTGGCCGATACGGTCACGGCGTAA
- the acnA gene encoding aconitate hydratase AcnA has product MLDSFATRDTLTVNGSPYQIASLAKLGQRFDLKTLPFSLKILLENLLRHEDGLNVTAKEIEAVANWDAKAEPDTEIAFMPARVVLQDFTGVPCVVDLAAMRDAVVKLGGDAKQINPLAPAELVIDHSVQVDAYGSESALEKNVEIEFHRNQERYSFLRWGQKAFDNFKVVPPRTGIVHQVNLEHLARVVFTANKDGQQWAYPDTVFGTDSHTTMINGIGVLGWGVGGIEAEAAMLGQPSSMLIPQVVGFKLTGKLSEGVTATDLVLTVTQMLRKLGVVGKFVEFFGSGLKHLALADRATIGNMAPEYGATCGIFPIDQEALNYLRLSGRNEEQIKLVEAYAKAQGMWHDENAVEPRFTTTLELDLADVKPSLAGPKRPQDRVLLEGVQKSFQDAVGPLTANRRPRNTETANFIAEGGSAAIGNPANDITDSGVRVEKDGESFKLGDGAVVIAAITSCTNTSNPSVMLGAGLVAKKAAAKGLKAQPWVKTSIGPGSKVVTDYLEKTGLLKELEKVGFYIVGYGCTTCIGNSGPLPAEISRGIAEGDLAVASVLSGNRNFEGRVHPEVKMNYLASPPLVVAYALAGTLDIDLTKEPLGKGNDGQPVYLKDIWPSNQEISDIVGSALNPEMFEKSYSDVFKGDTRWNHIASPDGDVYQWDDSTYIKNPPYFEGMSKEPGTVEDIHGARVLGLFGDSITTDHISPAGSIKKDSPAGRFLISKGVDPKDFNSYGSRRGNDDVMVRGTFANIRIKNLMLDGVEGGYTQYVPSGEQMAIYDAAMKYKADKTPLVVIAGKEYGTGSSRDWAAKGTLLLGVKAVIAESFERIHRSNLVGMGVLPLQFEDGQNAQSLGLTGKETFDIVGLEGGESKTAKVTATSPGGSQKTFKVKVLLLTPKEREFFRHGGILQYVLRQLAGKKTAA; this is encoded by the coding sequence ATGCTGGATTCATTCGCCACCCGCGACACCCTCACCGTCAACGGCAGCCCTTACCAGATCGCCAGCCTCGCCAAGCTCGGCCAGCGATTCGATCTCAAGACCCTCCCCTTCTCGCTGAAGATCCTGCTGGAAAACCTGTTGCGTCACGAGGACGGCCTCAACGTCACCGCCAAGGAAATCGAGGCCGTGGCCAACTGGGACGCCAAGGCCGAACCCGACACCGAAATCGCTTTCATGCCTGCGCGCGTGGTGCTGCAGGATTTCACCGGCGTGCCTTGCGTGGTGGACCTTGCCGCGATGCGCGACGCCGTGGTGAAACTGGGCGGCGATGCCAAGCAGATCAATCCGCTGGCGCCGGCCGAACTGGTGATCGATCACTCCGTGCAGGTCGACGCGTACGGTTCGGAATCGGCGCTGGAGAAAAACGTCGAGATCGAATTCCATCGCAACCAGGAGCGCTACTCGTTCCTCCGCTGGGGACAGAAGGCGTTCGACAATTTCAAGGTGGTGCCGCCGCGCACCGGCATCGTGCATCAGGTGAACCTGGAGCATCTGGCCCGCGTGGTGTTCACCGCGAACAAGGACGGCCAGCAGTGGGCCTATCCGGACACGGTGTTCGGCACCGACTCGCACACCACCATGATCAACGGCATTGGCGTGCTGGGCTGGGGCGTGGGCGGCATCGAGGCCGAGGCGGCCATGCTGGGGCAGCCGTCGTCCATGCTGATTCCGCAGGTGGTGGGCTTCAAGCTCACCGGCAAGTTGTCCGAAGGCGTCACCGCCACCGACCTCGTGCTCACCGTCACGCAGATGCTGCGCAAGCTCGGTGTGGTGGGCAAGTTCGTGGAGTTCTTCGGCAGTGGCCTGAAGCACCTGGCGCTGGCCGATCGCGCCACCATCGGCAACATGGCCCCGGAATACGGCGCCACCTGCGGCATCTTCCCGATCGACCAGGAAGCGCTGAACTACCTGCGCCTGTCCGGCCGCAACGAGGAACAGATCAAGCTGGTCGAAGCCTATGCCAAGGCCCAGGGCATGTGGCATGACGAAAACGCCGTGGAACCGCGCTTCACGACCACGCTGGAACTTGACCTCGCCGACGTGAAGCCGTCGCTGGCCGGCCCGAAGCGGCCGCAGGATCGCGTACTGCTGGAAGGTGTGCAGAAGAGCTTCCAGGATGCCGTCGGCCCGCTTACCGCCAACCGTCGCCCGCGCAATACGGAAACAGCGAATTTCATCGCTGAAGGCGGCTCGGCCGCGATCGGCAATCCGGCCAACGACATCACCGACAGCGGCGTGCGCGTGGAGAAGGATGGCGAATCCTTCAAGCTCGGCGATGGCGCCGTGGTCATTGCCGCCATCACCTCGTGCACCAACACGTCCAATCCCAGCGTGATGCTCGGCGCCGGCCTCGTGGCGAAGAAGGCGGCTGCCAAGGGCCTCAAGGCGCAGCCGTGGGTGAAGACGTCGATCGGCCCGGGTTCAAAGGTGGTCACCGATTACCTGGAGAAGACCGGCCTGCTGAAGGAGCTGGAAAAGGTCGGCTTCTACATCGTCGGCTACGGTTGCACCACCTGCATCGGCAACTCCGGCCCGCTGCCGGCTGAAATCAGCAGGGGCATCGCCGAAGGCGACCTCGCGGTGGCATCGGTGCTGTCGGGCAACCGCAACTTCGAAGGACGCGTGCATCCCGAAGTGAAGATGAACTACCTCGCGTCGCCGCCGCTGGTGGTTGCCTATGCGCTCGCGGGTACGCTGGACATCGACCTCACGAAGGAGCCTCTGGGCAAGGGCAACGATGGACAGCCGGTGTACCTCAAGGACATCTGGCCGTCCAACCAGGAGATCTCGGACATCGTGGGCAGTGCGCTCAATCCGGAAATGTTCGAGAAGAGCTACTCGGATGTATTCAAGGGCGACACGCGCTGGAACCACATCGCCTCGCCGGACGGCGACGTCTACCAGTGGGACGATTCCACCTACATCAAGAACCCGCCCTACTTCGAAGGCATGAGCAAGGAACCGGGCACGGTGGAAGACATCCACGGCGCGCGCGTGCTGGGCCTGTTCGGCGACTCCATCACCACCGACCACATCTCCCCGGCCGGTTCGATCAAGAAGGACAGCCCGGCGGGCCGCTTCCTGATCAGCAAGGGCGTGGACCCGAAGGACTTCAACTCCTATGGCTCGCGTCGCGGCAATGACGACGTGATGGTGCGCGGCACCTTCGCCAACATCCGCATCAAGAACCTGATGCTGGATGGCGTCGAAGGCGGCTACACGCAGTACGTGCCGTCGGGCGAGCAGATGGCCATCTACGACGCGGCCATGAAGTACAAGGCCGACAAGACGCCGCTGGTGGTCATCGCCGGCAAGGAATACGGCACCGGCTCCTCGCGCGACTGGGCGGCCAAGGGCACCTTGCTGCTGGGTGTGAAGGCGGTGATTGCCGAGAGCTTCGAGCGCATCCACCGCTCCAACCTCGTCGGCATGGGCGTGCTGCCACTGCAGTTCGAAGACGGACAGAACGCGCAGTCGCTGGGCCTGACCGGCAAGGAAACGTTCGACATCGTCGGCCTGGAAGGCGGCGAATCGAAGACCGCGAAGGTCACCGCGACCAGCCCCGGCGGCAGCCAGAAGACCTTCAAGGTGAAGGTGCTGCTGCTCACGCCGAAGGAACGCGAGTTCTTCCGCCACGGCGGCATCCTGCAGTATGTGCTGCGCCAGCTGGCGGGGAAGAAGACCGCGGCCTGA
- a CDS encoding nuclear transport factor 2 family protein yields MNPLLCAVLALGLAACHRTPDESRVRQGIETAQHAAEQVDASALGDVITDDFSGNNGELERRQLLGMLRAAAFRGETIHALTGPVSVEARGDRYVARFTVTLTSGGKLLPAQIGVYEVETAWRKEGRAWRCYSATWKSA; encoded by the coding sequence ATGAATCCACTGCTTTGCGCAGTGCTGGCGTTGGGTCTCGCAGCCTGTCATCGCACGCCCGACGAAAGTCGGGTGCGCCAGGGCATCGAAACCGCCCAGCACGCGGCCGAACAGGTGGACGCGTCGGCGCTCGGCGATGTCATCACCGACGATTTCTCCGGCAACAACGGCGAGCTGGAGCGACGCCAATTGCTCGGCATGCTGCGTGCGGCGGCATTCCGTGGTGAAACGATCCACGCGTTGACAGGACCGGTGAGCGTCGAGGCGCGAGGCGACCGCTACGTCGCGCGCTTCACCGTCACGCTGACCAGCGGCGGCAAACTGCTTCCCGCGCAGATCGGTGTCTACGAGGTGGAAACAGCGTGGCGAAAGGAAGGGCGCGCGTGGCGCTGCTATTCGGCCACCTGGAAGTCCGCCTAG